One window of Chamaesiphon minutus PCC 6605 genomic DNA carries:
- a CDS encoding GNAT family N-acetyltransferase: MTITIEILNRDDLDILKNIDPDVFDDAIDLLRAIEFLADPRHHLVVAIDNNLVIGFVSAVHYVHPDKPVPELWINEIGVAATHHRQGIGKRLMNAVFEIGWELGCAGAWVLTDRDNTAAMSLYTSVSNSAPTDHVMFSFDLISN; the protein is encoded by the coding sequence ATGACAATTACGATCGAAATCCTCAATCGTGACGATCTAGATATCCTCAAAAATATCGATCCAGATGTATTTGATGATGCGATCGATCTACTCCGTGCGATCGAATTTCTTGCCGATCCGCGCCATCATTTAGTAGTCGCGATCGATAATAATTTAGTCATTGGGTTTGTCTCCGCCGTTCATTACGTTCATCCTGACAAACCCGTACCAGAACTGTGGATTAACGAAATTGGTGTTGCGGCAACCCACCACCGCCAAGGCATCGGCAAACGGTTGATGAATGCGGTGTTTGAAATCGGGTGGGAATTGGGCTGTGCGGGAGCGTGGGTATTGACCGATCGAGATAATACCGCAGCGATGAGTCTATATACGAGTGTGAGCAATTCCGCACCAACCGACCATGTAATGTTCTCATTCGATCTAATCAGTAATTAG